GCTAAATTTACACACAGACCTTCCACCCAAAGTCTCCACGTTACTGTGCATATACTCAGATACTCCTCGGCCCTGAAATGGTTCTAACTCTGTGGATTAAACAATGCACTCTTTTTGGTAAGAAGCACTATAGATACAGAACTATTCTGATGTGCGTGAACTCTGCTGTACTATGGACGCCTGCATCAGGATGTAGGGCTACATGTCAATAGCTCAGGTGTCGACCAAGACACGAAAACACTGGCAGTTATGGGGGTAATGATGGTGGAGTTTCAAATGCAAGAAAAGTCAGGTACATTGAGAACAATCCCTGGTCAGTTCACTGCAAAGCCCTATTCTTACTAGACAGCAAGACAGACCCAGAGCCACTGTCTTAGAAAGGCTGGGTGATCCAGAATGTTGACCAATCTTTCAAGGACTTTCTAGCCAATAAAATACCTGAGAACACAGTCAGCTATACAGTAAAGTGAAAGATATCACGGTCTTAATCACAATtttcaggaaaggaagaaaagccatCAGACTTTCCAAACTGTCACCAGTCTCGTACATCTGTTTCTCTAATCCAATTCTGACACTACGCATAACCTACAGGGCAGTATTTTTAGTACTGCAAACCAGCCACTCTGATGAGTTCACTATGAATGTATCTGTAATTGCAAAGCTACTTCATGGGTACGTTTTAATTTGGTAAGTGGTGGAGGAGGTCAAATGTAATCACCTTTCAGTATGAACTAAAAAAATTACTACTTATTCTTGAAAGTATCCTTGAAACCTTCAAAATGTACCTCAAGAAAGCTGGAATTTCGTAAACAATGATgttgcaaacacacacatactctttCAGAGACACACCAAGAATGAATAAGAATCTCAAATAGAAGTGAATAGTGTGACAGGAAAATACTGCCCTTGGCAagctccaaaaaacaaaaaacatcccATAAATGCCACCGTCTGGAGTTGATGGGAACAGACAGGAGAGCGAAAGAACAAGGTTTGTGATGGTGCAGCAGTGATCCCACCGTAAGGACCCACATCAGCTGAGACAGGATTTCAAAGTCTGAGAGTAAAACACATAATATTCTTGGGCAAGGGTGTATTTATTTAGGACGTTCTGTTATCAGGTTCTCGCACGTTTTTAGCTGCTGCTATGGCCAGAAGGTTTCCCGTATAGCACACTGATTACatgatatttaaatatgaaaagggCAAATAACATTTCACTCATGACTTTTAATCAAAACACTACGGATGGCATGCGCCTGCCTTGTGCTCCCCTGGACCATTTGTGAGCGTTCATTACCATCAGACCAGAGATCCTCATGTAAACTTTAAACACACCAGAATATTGCCTTCAGAAaccacaaaaatttaaaaaacaaaacaactgctGTGTATATAAGCAATCAGAAAACGGTGAAGGCTGAATCTGGGTGAAGCTACAGAACGCCATCCTTAGATCACACACTTTCCAGTGGCCCTTTCAAAACAGGTCACCATAAAGCTGGGCACAAGTGTGGCTGCTACCTGCAGGGCGAACAAAAGGTATCTTACTCGTTCTAGAACTGAACATTCTCAACCTCAGGCCTACAAATATTAAGGACACCTTCTATACTTGGCACTACAGGAGAATTCAGTTTGAAAAGTGGAAGAATTTAAAGCCTGAGGGATGCCTTGTCTGAGGTCTGGCAGGAAATGACTCCACTCCAATGGAAGCCGGAGTGAAAGAGATCAAAGCCAAGCCTCAGCAGATATTGGCCCCGTGTTACTCAGCGGCTCTCAGCCACAACCAAAGGCCGCAGAAGAACGACTAAGATTTCCAAGAAGTTAAACACAGAATCAAGATTTTTCTAATTCCTGTTGTAAActtctattttaaagaaacaaaacaaaccgaaaacaatcaaaaagacaaaaaggtaCGAAGACAGCGAGTCTTCTGTACGTCACTGGAGCATGAGCTGCTTGAGGTTGTCGTGAAGGATGGTGTCCTTCACGTCACGGAAGACGAGGCGGATGTTCTCCGTGTTGATGGCTGTGGTGAAGTGGTGGTACAGGGGCTTCTGCTGCTGGTCTCGCCGCTTGTTCCGGAAACACTCCACCAGGAATTTTTGGACGTCTCTTAAGCAGTGGGGATCCCCTTCGAATTCTAAGAAATAGTCTTTGATGCTCACAATTtgcactttctcctcaagcaaaTCTGTCTTGTTCAAGAAGAGAATTATGGAGACGTTGCTGAAAACCCGGTTATTGACGATGGTTTCAAAAATGTTCAGAGACTCTGTCAGGCGATTGGTCAGACGATCTTCCATAAGCACCTGGTCAAACTCACTTGAGGAAACAAGGAAAAGTATTGATGTCACGCTGTCGAAGCATTCAAACCAACgttttctttctgatctctgaCCACCTACATCAACCATTTTGAAAGggacatttttaatttcaaagtcgTACTCGTGAATGCCTTTGGTGGGTCTTCTGGCTAGCAGAATGTCTTGCTGTGATGGAATGTaatcctggaaaagaaaaaaaatcgttTCCTACTCAGTAATCCAGGAGTAATGAGAATATTTAATGTACTACTAACTGGGCTAGCGAATGGATACGTAAACAAAAGTATCTTTTAAATGACAATCCCCTGGTAACATTAAAGCATCAACGCTATTCTGATTCTCATCATAAAACAGCAAGATACGCTGCAATGTTAGCGTCCGCACTGGTTCGAAATTCGCCGCAAATGAAGGCGCCTATGATTTTTTCAGCCTGCCGGACGACCCGAGTGTCCGTCCACGCGTGACGCCCACCGTGCCAGCAGCCGCCTGCCGCTGCGTGTCCACGGCCACGGTCACGGCTCCTCGCCCCTCCGTCAACAGCGGCGGGGCCCCAAGTCAAGGTTCTCCGCCCCCTGCGGCCCCTGCTCTGCGCCCCTGCCTGCAGGACCGACAGCTCTACCCGGGTCGCCTATGTTCTCACTGCTGCAACGCGGCCTCTGCTCTGCACCCTTGACCGAGCTCACTCTGCGGGGCTTCCCAGCTGTTGGCGGGGGGCCGTCTCCGTGGCAGGGCCCCAGCTTTTCTCCTCTGCCGGCACCCGTGCCCGGACACAGCGGTGCCTCGGAGGGAGGGTCTACACCAAGACcctggacagatggatggacgtACGGACGGAAGCTGCTGGCCTCCCGAGCCCCTGGCTGTGGCCGACAGTGAGTGCCCCTGGGCGGTGAAACTGGTTCTTTCTTCTCAGCTTAGTATTTTTCCAGAACTTTGATGGAGCTTTTGGACAATACTGAACAGGAAGGCTTTAAATGCTCATCACCAAggtcacaatttttttaaatcaaggcaAGGTTTTAAAACAATGCCAACTGTTACTCACAGTGCTGCATTTTATACCTTTCCAAATACTAtgattttgaaatttcattacaGTGTGAATACTTATCTCCTTAAAATAGTGTAGctaagaatcaaaaaaaaaaaaaaaaaaaaaaaaacagaaaaaacccagCAGTTCTCAGTTGTCTGCAACCCACAGCGATGTATAAAGTGCCCACAGGGCTCTAATGAGACACGCTGGGGCTCGCACGTGTACCCCAGCTCCCGCAGACGCACGCGCACCTGCCTCGTCTGTAAGCAGCACCACCCCGATTCTCTGCCCGGCCCCGGCTTTCGGCTGACACTTAATCATGAACTGTTTCACATGCTGACACggttgtatttcattttaaaagagcatAACATACATCAAATGGATCAGTGTGCTATCATTTACATAAATATTCCCCTACTAGTGgtcatttaggttggttccaatTTTTTGCTTAATATAAATGCTGCAATTAAAATTGTCATGCACATCCTTCTTTCCCCCCCTTTTGGGCTATTTCCTGAAACTGAATAACCAGGAATAAGATGGTGATGCAGTCAAGGCTTGTGAAGATTTTCATGACTGGGACCTAATGTCCACCTGCTCTCCAGAAAGGTGCGGCCGGTTCACGGCACTCGTGCGTGCCAGCCGCCTCAGAAACAGGCCAGCCCCGAGGggcaatttttaattttctaatttcataaaaataaaaagtccttTATTATTGCCTTAGTTAGGCGCTCAGGGCTAATTCACATAGAGCGCAAACACAGGACGAGGTAATCAAGTGCTCAAGGGTCTGGCAGAGCCACAGGGATTAGGACTGTGGATGCTACAGCCAGCTGCCCACAGACCACCTGGGTGACCTGCGACAAGtcatcacttaacctctctgcgtctcagttttctcacctgtgaaaaaCACAGACAACAGCACCCACGGGGTGCTGTGAGGACTAAACACGGCAAGTGGGTGAAGCGCTTAGGAACCGGGTTCGGCACACAGCCCGTGTGTTACTGTCCAGCGGTTCCCACTGTCACCACTGCTGCCAAGAGAGGGAAACCAAGGCAGCAACGGCCCCCCTACCTGTGCGCACCTGACAGCCCTCCACGGATGCAGCCTCTTCAGTCCCAACACTCACCGTCTTCGTCCCCAGCCCCGTCCACCAGGACGCTCTCCTGCCCACGTCCTGCCCCGCCCGCACCCCAAGCCTGCCCCTCACGGTGGACCTTCTCCATCACCTCCTACTTTATATCAAATCCCACTGCTCCTTCTCTGAACCTTCCTcaccttttctttcccctctttaTTTTCACTGCCCCCGTTTTTTAACATCTCAGCCTGGATTACCATCTTGCCCCTTGGTCCTCCGCACCTCCTGGGTCCACCTCTAAGCCCCCAGAGACCACCCCTCCTGCACCATGCCCTCAGAGCTGGCGGTGAGGCCCCTCCCTGCAGCAGACCAGACCTCGCTGACTCGGCTTCCATGACCCTCCTTATTCCTTGTTTTCCGGAACCGGCAGACTCTGCCCCACCTCGTCAGGCTCCCCAGAGCCCAGCGTGGAGAGCTGCACGAGCCTCACATCCTGAGACCGCCGCATGTCGTCAGCGTGATGCGTGACTGTGCAACGAACGGCGCATCCAGACCCTGGTGACTGCCTTCCTGAAATCTGTTCTTGTACGTTAGAGCCAAGCACTTCTGTCAGACAGATGTGCCTCCTGACCCCAGGCATGGCCCGCTGTGCGCGTCCCCTCGTCCCCCCAGCCGCCCAGGCTCACGTCCTCTCAAGGGCTAGCTCCAGCTTCTCCATCCATGCACTAACACCATCTTCACCATCAGTCTCATTTAATCGTCCTCTGCTTGTTTTATGTATGTTAGTTTTGTCTCTGACTAGAATGAGTTCCTTAAACATGGAGGTCAAAGAACCAAACAGCTAATGACGAGCAGATATTACAACTGCAAGGCACCAACCTGAACACCTCGCGGGGCGGCACGGATTGAACTGCGTTCCGGCACCGTCCCCGCACACCCCGCCTGCGTTCAtgtgctgaagccctaaccctcagtgtGACTGTCTTTGGGGACAGGGCTTTTAGGAGGCGAccaaggttaaatgaagtcatatggGTGGTGTCCTAATCAGGTAAGTGTTGGTGGCCTTAAAAAGAAGAGGCCATACACTTCTTGCACGTGTGTGTGCTGACCAAAGGGCACGTCAAGGCACAGCGAGAAGGCCACAGCCTACAAGTCAGGAAGAGTCCTCACGAGAAACCGACCATGCTAGCaacttgaccttggacttctagcttcaaAAACTACAAGAAATAAAggtctgttatttaagccacccagcatGTGGTATttcgttatggcagcctgagcagactttTGAGACATGGGGTTTATTTCACGTAATCGCCCCCGAGCCCGACGGGGATGGTTCTCTTACTATGCCTATGATGTGGATGAAGAAACTAACGTCTAGAgatgcctaaggtcacacagccagtctgCGATGGAACTGGGATTGGAACTCTGGTGGTCTGGCTGCAGAGCCCTGTCCTTGACCCCTGTGGTTCCATCTCCCAGAGGGCCATGGGGCTTGGCACACAGCGGGGATTCAACGGTCCTAGAACTTCAGTCAGAGATGGCGAAGCAAACGCAATCTCGTGACCTGTCTGATGTGCACAGAGTGGGCGGCCAGTCTGCAGCACACCCACATTTATTCTCCTCGCCTTTACAACTACCTACTGATCACAaaaacacttttttgtttttattccagaTGTGGCCTCAAAACTGTTCTCAGCGTAAGCCTCTAAGCAGCCAGTACAAACTGACGGGGGCTGGCTCTGAGTCACTCGCTCCGACGCTATTTGTTGAGCGCCTACGAGGCACCAGGCACTGTCACCGGGCAGCAAGGACTCAGCCCTTCACAACCAAGACCCGAGGTCCTTGCCCTCAGGGAAAGAGGTGGGGGAAAGACCAGCAAAACCTGTAAGTGAAGAGACCAACTGTAACAAGAACAATCGAGCCTGAGAAGAGCCAGTGCTGACGCTGAAGACAGCGGAGGGGACCCACCTCGAATGGCTGGCTGCTCAAGGAAGGCCTGTCCGAAAAGGCAGACTGAGAAGAACGGGGCGAATGCGCACTACTGGGATCAGAAAACGTGAAATAACTCTTAAAGAATTAGTTTACCTACTAAAGCTTCTCTCCATTTGGCTTATACGGaacttttttttaaggcttaTTGCAATCTGACCACACGGAAAAGTGACAATGAAACAAGTCTTAATACAAAGTCTCACTGATGTGGATTGagtgaacaaaaacagacaaatacagAGACCCTAACTTCTAGAGCACCTGTGTCTACGAAACAGGTGGGAGAAACACATACTGACTGAACGGCAGACAAGTGCAATTtagcaaaatacaaaaaaataagggaaaatgcAAAACTTAGCGTTCTAGACACACATATGGTACTTTCCTACTTGCAATAGGTTTCATTTTGtgctttccttctgttttatttttaaagttaaacatcTCGAAGAACCCATAAAACCACATTAAACTTTACAACAGAAATCTGGTTTAAGAGGCGGCATACGAAGCTATACTCAATTGAATGGGTCACCACTGACGCTAGGGCAATGGTTTTCGAGCATTTTCTAAGCAGCACAAAGCTTCCTTCCAGTGAATCTCTGCACAAGTCCAACACAGAGAGCGGCCAGCACCAGCCCTCGCCAGTCGGCCACGGCCTCAAGGACGCACTACAGGACAGTCTGATGGTCCAGCTCCTTTGCAAGGGCGACTCCTCCCACATCACGGCCTTGAGAATCCAGCCTCCTACACTCCACCCCAACACACGGGGGGTCCTGGACTGGAAAATAACGTTTGCTGAAAAGTTCTGAAATCAATCAGCCCACCGCGTTCTTTCGGTTTCCacttacagaaaagcaaaagacaCTGACGTAGGCTAGTTAATGTGCCACCTCATTTTCAAGCATAAACTTCTTTCCATAAAGAGTTTTACTTTCACAAAATAGTGGACAGGGCATTCCTCAAGGAACTGGCAGAGGTCAGGacaagagagggagaaaacaTGAAGCAGGAACAGTCGGCATACTGCCACTAGGAAAAAGGATACCGCTTAATACATCATTTTTCTAAGTTTCCTTATCCTAACTACTGCCTTCAAATGGCaataaacacaaacattcagtctgaaAACTTACTGGTTCTCCAAGTTTATCCAAGTTATCCAGGAAATATTTTACAGATTCACCctgaaaacaagaagaaaataaatagttaTTAGGGCTTAGAGATGGAAGACTTTGCTACAACAGTTTATATTAAACTGTCTGGTTGTACACTTAATCCAAATCCAAACATACTTTGTTTAGTCACCAATTTCAGACTGAGCAGCTAACCCCACTAAAGACACATAAGGTGCCTGCCTCTGTCACAGTGCTGCAGCCTGGCGAGGCTCACAGAGTCCTTACAGAAGCCATACCCCAAGCACTCATCCATTCGGACAGGATCACATGTGCGTGTTCCGATATATCTGTATATCCAAAGGGAAGATGTAATTAAAAGGTGGAAACTGCTTTTGCGATACACACACAACTACAAGTCAGGTGGGGTTATTTCTGTCTACATTTTTCAATCACGTTTATATCAAAAGCGAAGCAGGGATGAGGTGAGAACACCTAACAGGCAAGCGCCTAGACGGACACGCCTTTTTGCTCCTGAACCCTGAATAATGCTGCAGGCTTCACCTCTCTTCCCTACCTGAGTGATCAGTctaccctctctgagcccagACTTCTATCAGACCTCAGGCAATTTCCAACATCTAAAGTGCATGAGCACACATTCCTAAGAGGAAATACTCGAACAAAGGACCGGCAGGGCTGTGTCCTGGAGTCTCCCAGGGCCCTCCCTGTCCTGCTGGGTTTCTACCAGCGCAGCACTTGTCCTGCCCGAGCTCCAGAAGGCAGTGCTTCTTTCACACAGAAGAGAATTCCCTGAAGACCTTGTCTGACTGCAGGTTCTGAGGGGGCATCTGAGGGGACAGGGGCGGGCACGTAATTCCTGCAATTCAGGTGATTTCTGGGACCACAGTTTGAGTCACGAGGCCTTAAAGCGGCAGTTCTCAAGATTTTAGTCTCTGGATCCCTTCATACGTCTGAAAATTCTTCAGGATCCCGAAAAGACGTTGTTTAAGTGGGTTATGGTTACCAGTACTTACCACGTTAGAAAGTAAAACTGAGACactgtaacaaatatttattaattcatttaaaaatatcaataataaaccCATTCACATTAACATATTTTAGTGTAGCTTCATAAAAGCCAGTGAGACACTTCTGCTTCTGCATCTGAACTGCTACTACAGGTCGTTTCCGCTGTAGCAATATGAAGATCTGGCCTCACAAAGAATGCTGATTGGAAAAGGGAGCATTTTGATAACCTTTGTAACTgtagatatttttgtttctacACCAGAATTTGACAAACGGTAGTTTCTTGAAAGTGACGTCCCTGTGGAATGGAAAGCCTACGGATGAACTTTCTGCACTTTTGTTACAGACACTAAAATTCACTGGTCTATCTTGTACTTTGAATGGGTCTTTCACCCACCCACAATTTTGTAACACCAAGCGCTGATCACATGGAACATGGTGGGCAATTAAGTATACAGCTCTTCCAAATGTCGGCATGTTTCATGACataatattaagaaaatcatattcATTAACATCATAATGATCTCATAAGAAGCCTTAAGGCTTGGGAAGTTGACAACCTCACAGTGGTGGGCAGATACAAGTTTTCCTAAATTCTGATTTTCacttgaaagctcaaattttatcaaTGGCAACAAATACTGTTACTTTCCTTGAACTGGCAGGctaaagttcattcattttctaaaacaatGCCTGTCAAATGCCCAAGTCTGAGTAAGTTGATTGTTTCTTTCAAGTAGAAATGGTGTTCCACGAAAAATACAGTTAGTTCAGCTCACGTCACAACCAGTCACAAAAGTATTTTCCCTGGAGACCACAGTCCTGCTGCAGGAGCGTTTTCAGGGTGCCGCCCAAGCCAGCATACGGCGTAGTACAGAGCTGCTGAAACTGATCTAAAACAACTTTTACTGCTTAATCAAGGATCTCTTCAGTGAACCTGGTGTGTGTGTCTTAAACTGCAGATGTAGAGCGGTGATGAATACACCAACTAGTAGTGTGTTTGGGGCTGATACCCCATCTGCGCTCAGGCACTGGCTGGCAACTGCAGCCCTGCTGTTCTGTTCTATCGGTGCGAGTGTCAGCTTAATGAAGGGAAAGAACATCTTAAGTGACACCCTCAAGAGTGCTGAACATGAAGACTCCTTTTAAAGGGTTTCTGGGATCCCCAGTGGTCCACGGACCGCACTTGAGAACTGCTGCCTTAAAGCACATGGTGGCGAGCGCGTACACGGGCATGTGCTTGTGGTGGGcacggggggaagggggggtggggaggcctgGCTGCAATCTCCTGGTGACTGCGAAGGAGCAGCGGCAGATGAGTCTGCCTTCTTCTGGACCTGGAACATTCGTACAGTGTTTATAGCACCTAAAGATGATTTttaagagaagggaaaagaaaaagcttcCAAAAAATTCATTCTGGGGTAATGAAGAGATTATTTGGTCAAGCCTGTACAGGTACTTTGCattatttcatccattttaatgaaaaacataatatttttggttttatgatGGACAACATATATAGGCCAAAGGGAATTTGGGCTTAATCTTTAAATAACATCAATATTTACTTATTGAGTTGTCTGTACAACCCAAATGAGGCTATATATTTaaactactttaaaaagtaaaattcaaacgAATATTACCAATCCTGTTACACTGAAGTATACACGGTAGAGTCTCTTGGACAAATGTGATAAAAAGCAGTCACTCTGTTTCTGCATGAGTAAGACTTACAGAACCGCTACCCTTTCAGTAATGTGCACATTGAATACTTACATAACGTTAAATACCTTAAATGAAATTCAGAACATTTCAgaaaggtgtttttttgttttggttttggtttgcggtacgcgggcctctcactgctgtggcctctcccgttgcggagcacaggctccggacgcgcaggctcagcggccatggctcacgggcccagctgctctgcggcttgtgggatcttcccggaccggggcacgaacccgtgtcccctgcatcggcaggcggactctcaaccactgcgccaccagggaagccccaaaaaggTGTTTTTTGACTGGTGTTATATGTTGCATTAATTGACTTTCCTTGATTTTAGAATTAGTAAAATTCACTGTAGAAAacttgaaaattagaaaaaggaacaaagaaggaaagaggcaATAATCATTAATTCCATCGTTCAGAAACAACTACAGTTAACGCTTGAAGAGATTGCCTTCCAATCACTTTTTGTATATTTAACACTGCTGAAATAATATAGACAACTCTGCATCCTTATTTTTCACTTACGTAACTGTAAGTACATTTTAACGGTCAAAATAATTCCCAGTATTTATATGCTAAAAAGTTAACTAAAACCGCTAATCTAATGTTGgatatttgagttatttccaccttttaaataaggttttaatattttaaaaataaataatgttgtgTAAACAGCTTTATGCGCTCTTGAATTACATTCTTAGTGATCTCAGAAGAATTACTAAGGCAAAGAGATCCAACGTTTTTAATACGCCTACTACTCACTGACACACAGGTCCTATTGATTCTCTCCTACACAACAGCTACAACACTGAGTATATGAATAGTGAAACTATGAGGACGAAAAATAAGCCAAGATCACAGGAGAGTGTCTTACAGATGCTTCTGTAATAAGCTAGAATGGGGACTCTCAGCGGCCCCACGCTGTGCGGGCTGCTGCTCATCACTTTGGGACCCCAGAGCAAAGGAGCTCtgtgtgaaagagaaaataacacgTTCCATATCCAAACTGACAATGAAGGTTCAACTACACAAAAATTTACTTCAATTAATATTGCTGTTTAACTAATGGTCAAATAAACGAAGGTTAAAGTAACCCTAAGATGAACATATTATCGAAAGCAGCAAGCCTTTCCCCCTTTAAGAGCTAAACGCTTACACCGAACCCACCATTTCTGAGGGTGTTGGGAAACTGGTATACTCATTCTAGCGACCTTGCAAGTTCACACAAACTGTTTAGAGAGTACGAGTAGTATAAAGCTTTTCATGAACTTCTGCATATTCTAAGGAATTTACTGAACATAAAACGACACAAACAAAACGATATTTTACTTGATGCTACCTATAATAGCAAGATTTGGAAGTTTATTTTCCCACTTATTACGGGAATGAGTTAATACATTTTGGCACACTAACATAACAACATAGTATAAGTCATCAGGTAACAATTAGTTCGATACAATCGCTACATATGAAATATGTATGCCGTTAAGAGCTCAATTAAAGCAGGGGCTGACACAGCTAAGCTCCGCAACCCCTTACCCGACCCACACGCTGCTCGTATGCTCACCCCTACACCCACCTGGCAGCAAAACCTGACCTCAAGCGGCTGAGGCTCCTTAtatagtctttatttctcctactTAGTGAAACTGTTCAAATGTTTTGCTGCAAAAGAAgtgtggagggacttccctgctggtccagtggtaaagaatccgccttgcaatgaatgcaggggacgcgggttcgatccctagtcgggaactaagatcccacatgccgcggggcaactaagcccgcgtgccagaactactgagctcgcgtgcctcaactagagcctgtgtgccgcaaactacagggCCCACGCACCCTGGAACCCATGCACCACAGATACAGAGCCCAGGCGCCATGGAGTCTGTGCagcacagctagagagaagcccgcgcaccacaacgaagagcccacgcaccgcaatgaaagatcccacatgccgcaactaagacccgacgcagccaaaaaattataatagaaagtaataataagtaaataaatagaaaaacaaaagaagtgtGGAGATTACGTAATAAACAGTACATGCATTATATTATCTATCTGTAATCCAAAAAATTC
This sequence is a window from Pseudorca crassidens isolate mPseCra1 chromosome 19, mPseCra1.hap1, whole genome shotgun sequence. Protein-coding genes within it:
- the GNA13 gene encoding guanine nucleotide-binding protein subunit alpha-13, with protein sequence MADFLPSRSVLSVCFPGCVLTSGEAEQQRKSKEIDKCLSREKTYVKRLVKILLLGAGESGKSTFLKQMRIIHGQDFDQRAREEFRPTIYSNVIKGMRVLVDAREKLHIPWGDTSNHLNGDKLMAFDTRTPLTAQGIVETRVFLQYLPAIRALWADSGIQNAYDRRREFQLGESVKYFLDNLDKLGEPDYIPSQQDILLARRPTKGIHEYDFEIKNVPFKMVDVGGQRSERKRWFECFDSVTSILFLVSSSEFDQVLMEDRLTNRLTESLNIFETIVNNRVFSNVSIILFLNKTDLLEEKVQIVSIKDYFLEFEGDPHCLRDVQKFLVECFRNKRRDQQQKPLYHHFTTAINTENIRLVFRDVKDTILHDNLKQLMLQ